CCGGGCTTACGCAGGCGGAACTCGCCGACCTTTCCGGGGTGACCCTCAACCACATCTCCGGCCTCGAGGCGGGGCCCCGCCAGGACGGCCGGTCCGTCGACCCGCGCCTGTCGACGCTGTACCGCCTCGCCGCCGCGCTCGGCGTGCCGCCGGCGGCGGTGTTCCCCCTGCCCGGGTCGATGATCGACCCGGATGCGGTGACGACGGTCCCGGGCCGCCGGCGGCCCCGCCGGGAGGGGCGGGCCGCGTCGACGCGGCCGGCGGCGACGCCGGCGATGGACCGGGCGACGATCACCGTCGACATCTACTGGGAACCCGAGGAGCCGGAGGAGCCGGAGACGCCGGACACGGCGAACACGGCCACGAACACGGCCACGAACACGGCCCCGAACACGGCGAACACGGACGACACGGCCCCGAACACGGCGAACACGGACGACACGGCCACGAACACGACCGACACGAACACGAACACGGCCGACACGAACACGAACACGGCCACGAACACGGCCGACACGAACACGACCGACACGAACACGGCCGCGAACACGGCCGACACCCCCGGGCCGGGGGACTGAGCGGCCCCAGCCCCCGGTCCCCGGTCAGACCGCGGGCGCGAGCCCCCGCACGTCCGCCGTGAGCCGGTCGAGCACGGCCTCCACGTGGGCGGCGTCGGCACCGGCGGGCGCGGACACCTGGAGGTAGAACTTCGCCTTCGGCTCGGTCCCCGACGGTCGGGCGATGACCCGCACCGCGACCCCGCCGTCCTCCCCCGTGAGGCGCACCCCGGCCGTGCCCGCGAGGGGCGCGGCGGTGACCCCCACCCCGGCGAGCGACGCCGGCGGCGCGTCCGTGACCTCCCGGACGAGGGCCGCGGCCTCCTCCGGCCCGGCGGTCCGCACCGCCACCTGCGCGGTCCGGTACACGCCGTAGGTGGCGTCGAGGTCCTCCAGCTCGTCGCGGAGCGTCCGGCCCTCCGCCGCGAGTTCGGCGGCCCACGCGGCGGCGACGAGCGCGGTCGCGATGCCGTCCTTGTCCGCCACGAGATCCGGGGCCGGGCACGTGCCGACGGCCTCCTCGTAGGCGAAGACGAGCTCACCGGGCCGGTCGTCCGCCGCGCGGGCCAGGTACTTGAAGCCCGTCAGCGTCTCCCGGTGGTCCCACCCCTCGGCCTCGGCCATCGCGGCGAGCAGCCCGGAGGACACGATCGTCGTCGCGACGACCGGCGCGGCGTCGGCCCCCGCGCCGGCCCCCGCGGCGTCCGGGCCGTCGGCCGTGTCCGTCGGCGTCGGGGCCGGGGCGGCCGGGCGGTACCGGGACAGCACCCGGCGGGCGAGGAGCGGCCCGGTCTCGTCGCCGCGGAGCATCCGGTACCCGCCCGGGGCCTGCGGGTCCGGCACGCCGATCATGCACCGGTCCGCGTCCGGGTCGAGGGCGATGAGCAGGTCCGCGCCGACCTCCCCGGCGGTGGCGACGAGCGCGTCCGTCGCGCCGGCCTCCTCCGGGTTCGGGAACTCGACGGTCGGGAACTCCGGGTCGGGCCACCGCTGGGAGGGCACCGTCGTCACCGACCCGAACCCCGAGGACCGCAGCACCTCCTCCAGGGTCGACCCCCCGACGCCGTGGAGCGGCGTGTACGCGATCCGGAGCGTCCGGCGGGCCGCGAGGACGGCGGCGTCACCCGTGCCCTCGAGCCCGGCGACGGCCGCGACGTACCCCTCCCGCGCCCCGTGGTCGAGACCCGCGTTCGCGGCGCGGGGGATGCGCCACGCCGGTGACGGCTGCGCCGCGACGGCCGCCTCGATCTCCCGGTCGGCCGGGGGCACGATCTGCGAGCCGCCCGCGAGGTACAGCTTGTAGCCGTTGTCCGCCTTCGGGTTGTGGCTCGCGGTGATCTGCACGCCCGCGTCCAGCCCCCGGTCGCGCACGACCCACGCCAGCACCGGCGTGGGCGTCGGCTCCGCCAGGAGCGTGACGTCGAACCCCGCACCGGCGAAGACCTGGGCCGTCGCCAGGGCCATCGCGTGCGAGCCGTAGCGGGAGTCGAAGCCCACCGCCACCGCGAACGGCCCGCCCTCACGCAGCGGCGTCGCGTGCTCCCGCAGCCACTGCGCGACCCCGGCCGTCGCCCGGCTGACCGTGGAGACGTTCATGTGGTCCGGGCCGGGGCCGACGGGCGCGCGCAGGCCGGCCGTGCCGAACCGCAGCCCCGTCACAGGTCACCCACCAGTTCGCGGAGCAGGCGGCCCATGTCCGTCGCCGCGTCCCGCCCGGCGGCGAGGACCTCCTCGTGGTTCAACGGCTCGCCGGTGATGCCGGCGGCGAGGTTCGTCACGAGCGACAGGCCGAGGACCCCGACCCCCGCCTGCCGCGCCGCGATCGTCTCGTACACCGTGCTCATGCCGACGAGCCCCGCGCCGAGGGTGCGCAGCATCCGGATCTCCGCCGGGGTCTCGTACTGCGGGCCCGGCATCATCGCGTACACGGCCTCGCGGAGGCCCGGGCGGAGGGCGCGCGCCCGGTCGCGGAGGGCGGGGGAGTAGGCGTCGACGAGGTCGACGAAGTCCGCGCCGGTCAGCGGGGTGCGCGCCGTCATGTTGA
The sequence above is drawn from the Corynebacterium bovis DSM 20582 = CIP 54.80 genome and encodes:
- a CDS encoding helix-turn-helix transcriptional regulator codes for the protein MSPWSRMVTGMSAGRENDDARGRGFPQRDPGPDADGDGEEPRFPWDELSADMAERLRELRLRAGLTQAELADLSGVTLNHISGLEAGPRQDGRSVDPRLSTLYRLAAALGVPPAAVFPLPGSMIDPDAVTTVPGRRRPRREGRAASTRPAATPAMDRATITVDIYWEPEEPEEPETPDTANTATNTATNTAPNTANTDDTAPNTANTDDTATNTTDTNTNTADTNTNTATNTADTNTTDTNTAANTADTPGPGD
- a CDS encoding phospho-sugar mutase — its product is MTGLRFGTAGLRAPVGPGPDHMNVSTVSRATAGVAQWLREHATPLREGGPFAVAVGFDSRYGSHAMALATAQVFAGAGFDVTLLAEPTPTPVLAWVVRDRGLDAGVQITASHNPKADNGYKLYLAGGSQIVPPADREIEAAVAAQPSPAWRIPRAANAGLDHGAREGYVAAVAGLEGTGDAAVLAARRTLRIAYTPLHGVGGSTLEEVLRSSGFGSVTTVPSQRWPDPEFPTVEFPNPEEAGATDALVATAGEVGADLLIALDPDADRCMIGVPDPQAPGGYRMLRGDETGPLLARRVLSRYRPAAPAPTPTDTADGPDAAGAGAGADAAPVVATTIVSSGLLAAMAEAEGWDHRETLTGFKYLARAADDRPGELVFAYEEAVGTCPAPDLVADKDGIATALVAAAWAAELAAEGRTLRDELEDLDATYGVYRTAQVAVRTAGPEEAAALVREVTDAPPASLAGVGVTAAPLAGTAGVRLTGEDGGVAVRVIARPSGTEPKAKFYLQVSAPAGADAAHVEAVLDRLTADVRGLAPAV